The Megalobrama amblycephala isolate DHTTF-2021 linkage group LG1, ASM1881202v1, whole genome shotgun sequence genome segment aaagtcacgtgatttcagccgttggcagtttgacacacgatctgaatcatgattcgatactctgattcatttgtgctccgatgcttcatgaagcagtgttttgaaatcggccatcactaaataagtcgttattttgttttttttggtgctccaaaaaaacgctttataatattaatattgaaccactgtactcacatgaactgatttaaatatgtttttagtacctttatggatcttgagagaggaaatgtcattgctggttatggaggcctcacggagccatcagatttcaactaaaatatcttaatttgtgttccgaagattaaagaaggtcttacgggtgtggaacgacatgagggtgagtaattaatgacagaattttcatttttgggtgaactaaccctttaattatagtgaactgatcaactgtaataaatactgaagGATAccttagtttttactacaggaaactgtagtgtattgtagtataataacCCCTATAGTaacgtaatttgtttatatcactatagttgttatattaccacaaCTAGAATTACCACagcaaattaattcaagtactttactatagtatggttcaaaaacactatagtatttactataaattactacaaTATTTTTTCACCTGGAGGGCTACAAGATTTATCATTAGTCAAATAGTTTCTTAAGGTAAGATATTTCACCTTCTTGTGCTACACATCTTGTATAATAATTTATGCTCTTCAATATGAATAACGCAGAAGAACACATCCAATGGCACGCGATCAACAgcctattttatttaaatctctCGCATGCCAAATTTAATGTGCATAATGTAAACCTTCGTCATAAAAACTATTGAAGTGACATAACTACTGGagtcaagagtcaccacactcagacatcttcaggaaaaggactaccaagccacttctgaaacagaaacaacgtcagaagcatcttacctgggctaaggagaaaaagaactggacagtgaacagtggtcgaaagtcctcttttcagataaaagtaaattttgcatttcatgttgaaatcatggtcccagagtctgaaggaagactggagaggcacagaatccaagctgcttgaagtctagtgggaagtttctggagtcagtaatgatttggggggccgtgacatctgctgatgttggtccattgtgttttatcaagtgcaaagtcaatgcagccatcttccaggagattttggagcactttatgcttccgtctgctgacaagctttatggagatgctgatttccttttccagcaggactttagcacctgcccacagtgcaaaaaccacttccaagtggtttgctgaccatgatattactgtgctttattggccagccaacatgcctgacccctgaatctatgggatattttcaagagaaagaggagaaacagtcgatccaacaatatacagatgatctgaaggctcaatagtgcctcagcagtgccacaggctgatcatttccatgccacacttcactgatgctgtaatttgtgctaggagcaagtcatttgctgtaatatgtgctgccgaccaagtattgagtgtacaaatgaacatactttaaagaacttgaacttttctgttttgaaaatccattttttgattgatcttaggaaatattctaatattttgaaatactggattttggactttcatgagctgtacgctctaatcatcaaaattaaaaaaaaaaaaaaaaacgtttgaaatgttttactttacatgtagggaatctagaatatatgaaattttttaaataatttacaataaaaaaattaactttttcaccatattctaattatatgaccagcacctgtatgagtgaaatgacttcttgaacaaaaacatgttgggcggggcttgattttgtcagtgtgaaattgattggatggtcgtggtttgctattggtggatctcatgtgagtgacaggttgccccgccctcgcaccagtaaacacgtcatcagagaagagaagagctGCAAGaaggaggggaagttattttgattagagattatgagggcacaagagtgttatcatttataatactgtaatataccataaaaaaaaacaataattattcattttgatttcatggtgactttttAGGGCCTCTGTATGATGAtataatgtttaaaacaaaatgtgtaAACCCATTCCAGTTTCCAACTCAAAAATCgaaatgtctgtgttttgttgttgacgTAGCTGGCAGGAGCAGCTATTCTAGGTGTGGGGATCTGGGTGAAGGTGGACAGTGGATCTATCCTGGGTTTTCTGCAGAATATACCAGGAGCTTCAGTTCAGCTGGGACAGGTCTTGAACGTGGGATACCTCCTGATCGCGGTGGGCGCTGTGCTGGTCGTCCTGGGCTTCCTGGGCTGCTGTGGAGCGATCAGAGAGAGCAGGTGTATGCTGCTGATGGTACGTCACTGCAGGCCGGTGTGGTGGGAAATCGAGACCTGCCAGGAATCGTGTGTCCTTTAGGACCCAGAGTAATCCCATTGGTTCAACAGACTTTTAATGGATAGTATTTTTAGTGCCTGATTATAATTCCTGCAAAATCACGTTATGATTTAtagcatttaaaatgcattataatgaccattaatgtcttttaaattacatgGTTCATTTAATGTATTTCTTGTTCTTACTGTTTTTTTAGTTATCTCATTTACTAGCATAGCATACATCTACCCGATTAGCCGGCTAGTTtagcttatattatattaggtatgttttttgcttcaaataTCTGTTTCCAGTTGTTTTGTTACGCAATACATagacattcattttatatttcaagcatgttgtttgtgcacttaaTGTATTAAACATCATACAATAGTTAACTGGGTTATAATTAGTCAAGACATcattataacaacttttgaTTAGGCATTACCGTCTGGGTCCTAAAGGAACAACACATGCCTCCAACTGCTACATAATCAACCTCTCAGAGGAGAGTTATTGTAGTTAACTAGAAAAATCCTCACTAACTGGCAGGTCTTTatacatataatttatatagcgattattatatctaatataatattagatatattatttcatatgtaagacctttaaatgtaaatcagAAGCTCAAGAAAAAATGAGCAGAAAGCCTTTATTTggctttatttgatcaaaaaatacagtaaaaacagtcaaatattattacaatttaaaacaactgatttctattgtaatatattttaaaatataatttattcctgtgatcaaagctgaattttcagcatcattactccaatctttagtgtcacatgatccgtcagaaatcattctaattcattaatttcttattattatcaatgtttaaaacagttgtgctgcttcatatttttgattaaacggtgataaaaaaaaaaaatctggatttgctgaatgaaagtataattttattaacttaaaaaagCTCACTGTATACTGCAGTGGACTTACTTTCATATGTGTTCATTTATTCAATTTGCctctcaatctctctctctctctcttcagttCTTCATCATTATTTTGATAGTCTTCATTGCTGAAGTCGCTGGAGCGATCGTGCTTCTGGTCTTTAAGCCTCTGGTAAGTTTTTACACATAATATTTTCCACTTTGTCCATGCAGAAGTAAATACTCAAACTTTCTTAAGAAACCTATAAGGACAAGGCATAATTATATAATCACATAGCACTCAAACCTCCTTGTTTGTATATTTCAGGCAGAAAACCTTATAAAGCAGTTGGGAGATGAAGCTGTGAAAAGCATCAGAAAAGATTATGGGAAAAACGCAGATCTTACTGGACTATGGAACACGACTATGAAAGGGGTTTGTGACACTTTGGTTCATAAAAAGAGAATACAGATTTAATACAGAAACATTCTCAAAATTATACAGAATCTTGACACTCTCAcataaaaaaactataaaattcGTCCTTTTTAATATTGAGTATTTGTTACACCAGGACCCGTGCTTCATAAGGAATATAAAACTTTCTCTCATAAACCATAGTGTTTAGCAGTGTAAAACATCACCTGCCCAAAAATAATTaaccatttattaattaataataatgaataattaattccAATTCCAACGAGCTCCTCTGTCTGTAATAGTACCTTTTGGCTGAATTAGACTGAAGTTAAATCTAACTCTCATTGCTTCTCTTTTAGCTGAAGTGCTGTGGATTCAACAACTATACAGATTTCACAAATTCTTACTTTGTGAACGAAACCAAGTATTACCCATTTCAGTGCTGTACTGGAGCTCCCTGCAGTGAGGCCGCAGCTATAAATTCGGTGAGACTTGAggacaatatttatatttattcatatacgGTCTCCAGTCAATTCTCAAGGTTTGCACACTCTTTGACATTTATATCTGTgtatctttctttttctctctctctcagactgTAGCAGGTTGTTTCCCTGCAATGAAGAAGCTGGTAGATGAGAATGCAGTTATCATCATAGCTGTAGCATTGGGCATCGCTGCTCTTGAggtactttatttctgtcaatcattttaaaagtcaGGAAATCTAGTGTGACTTCTTTTCTCGTAATCCTGagtttgtatctcacaattcaaacttttttctcgtaaccCCGAggatatatctcacaattcaaacttttttcttgtaatccCAAATTTATATCGCacaattcaaactttttttctcgtaatccCGAGGTTATGTCTCacaattcaaacttttttctcgtaatcccaagtttatatcgcacaattcaaacttttttctcataaccCCGAggatatatctcacaattcaaacttttttctcgtaatcccaaatttatatctcacaattcaaactttttttctcgtaatccCGAGGTTATGTCTCacaattcaaactttttttctcgtaatccCGAGGTTATGTCTCacaattcaaacttttttcttgtaatccCAAATTTATATCGCacaattcaaactttttttctcgtaatccCGAGGTTATGTCTCacaattcaaacttttttctcgtaatccCAAGGTTATGTCTCacaattcaaacttttttctcgtaatccCGAGGTTATGTCTCacaattcaaacttttttcttgtaatccCAAATTTATATCGCacaattcaaactttttttcttgtaatcctgaggttatatctcacaattcaaacttttttctcgtaatcccaaatttatatctcacaattcaaactttttttctcgtaatccCGAGGTTATGTCTCACAATTCAAACTTTTGTCTTATAACCCCGAggttatatatcacaattcaaacttttttctcataaccCCGAGGTTATGTCTCacaattcaaactttttttctcgtaatccCGAGGTTATGTCTCACAATTCAAACTTTTGTCTCATAACCCCGaggttatatctcacaattcaaacttttttcTTATAATCCCAAATTTATATCGCACAACtcaaacttttttctcgtaatccCGAGGTTATGTCTCacaattcaaacttttttctcgtaatccCAAATTTATATCGCacaattcaaacttttttctcgtaatccCAAGGTTATGTCTCacaattcaaactttttttctcgtaatcctgagtttgtatctcacaattcagacttttttctcgtagtCCCAAATTTATATCGCacaattcaaacttttttctcataatcccaagtttatatcgcacaattcaaacttttttctcgtaatccCAAGGTTATGTCTCacaattcaaacttttttctcataatcccgagtttgtatctcacaaatcagacttttttcttgtaatcctgagtttgtatctcacaattcaaacttttttctcataatcccgagtttgtctcacaattcaaacttttttctcgtaatccCGAGGTTATGTCTCacaattcaaacttttttctcataatcccgagtttgtatctcacaaatcagacttttttcttgtaatccTGAGTTTGTTTCTCacaattcaaacttttttctcataatcccgagtttatatctcacaattcaaacttttttctcataatcccgagtttgtctcacaattcaaacttttttctcgtaatccCGAGGTTATGTCTCacaattcaaacttttttctcgtaatcccaaatttatatctcacaattcaaacttttttctcgtaatcccaaggttatatctcacaattcaaacttttttctcgtaatcccgagtttatgtctcacaattcaaacttttttctcgtaattcccgagtttatatcacacaattcagattttttctcgcaattgcaagtttatatttgataattctgagtttataactcacagttgcaGCCCACTGTTTAGATACACTATGCAGTAGTATTCTACATTTCTGTCACTTTACCTCATTTTCAGTTATCacattgtaaataaaaatggatattttgaatttgaatccagttttatgtaaaataataataataataataaaataataatctgCAGTTAAAAAGTAGCACAGTGGAATGGTGTGGTCCTTAAGGAAATAAATGTAGtaaattttgattttctgttctCTTTGATAGGTAATGCATTTATTTCCTTTGTTTGGACAATAATTACAACCTTAATATACCTGACTGTATcactaaatataaatgtaaatgactgaaaatataaatactgataaaatataaatacaaagcCCTTTATGATGTGTATGAAGTCCTGTGATGCTAATGgtatttatttctctttctgttCTCATTTTCAGCTTGCGGCGATGATTGTGTCCATGACCCTGTATTGTAAAATAGGGTCTAAAGTTGATTAATGTCTCACTTTAACTTAAAAAATCTCTCTGATGACTCCTCGGTTACTGAGGATGAGGTGGATCATCTGTCTAAATGAGATCACTGTGACTTCTTCAACCATTtccaaatgtttcaaacaaTTTGACTTTGCACGTCGTTGTGGATATGAGTGTCTGCtaaatgcctttactgttaAGACTGTTAAGCCTAAAACTTGAGTTTTGAGAGATCCCATTTTTACTATAGATGTGTTAAAATACGCTATCTTAGCTGTTTTAATGCTTAATGTTTccttattataattttttttttttttttttacttttttactttgcCTATGCAATGTtttcttatttaaaaacaaaatgctttGTTTAATCGCATTACACCCATGgcattattttgtaattatgaACACACTGAAAGGTTTTCCTACTCTCTTTATATGTGCAATGACCAAAAAAaggccaaatgttttctatcaaatgttgctGATTGTAATTTATTGTAAACTTTTTACAAACCATTTCAAATGTGCCTGTTCATAATAAAGCACAATGTTTTATCTTTAAAGTCTGTGTATAGAGTTTAAAAAATTGATTATATCTAAAATATTcatgtaaaatgtttattttgaaaataattataaagGCAATATTTCGACTTGTTTGTGATTTGTCATTTCTTTCAGTTCACTTCAACTCCactaaaatacattcagcccATCATTATTACAAATCACAtgatcacatttaaaaaaaaaaaaaaaaaaaaaaaaaaaaattgttgcttTTTAGAGTAGCAAGATGATTTTTCAAATGATGAATTCACTTTAGAGGGTAAACAAATCATGGATTGAAATTGATGGATGAATAAAGTTACAAACTCCcacatattattaattaattaatttttatttatttatttatttatttatttgtggtcataatttactcaccactGTATCTGTTTTCTGACTAGACAAACTGAACAGCTTTATTATCATATCGTCCTGAGACCCagaaaaaaaggtttttgaatttagtattttttcatgtcattatattgtttagagcataagaaagaaattaaaaaataacatttttgaaaaaattatattgtattcatatgttatgctatgtcctctgtagtggaaaccaggactaagttgtttaaaaaataacacgGCATGAAATGACATGTACAGGCAAAAAcaataggattttttttaaccctttcgagcgtgagtttaaaatattctaactgtcccccccagagtgagttttttttaaggcgaccgttattttagaacgtttgcctttaatgtttccatagcgacgcgtcatgcgtgtcacgagcgctgagcgcagccacaataacactgtatgacaggtggatcgctattattttgtttttccttgtttatttaaaatattcacaaacttgcttaccatgttatcaactatctgatattccgatcctcaaatatgtgtaagtgagtgtgttttgtcgtttaaaagcctttataaatgatctttatcttgatctataatgcgagatgggcgccgccatcttagtttgccccGCAGTTcgcagagtcctgtcagtcggatttacagcaggtgaattcatcattttctcccaaaatatatgcaagtaagtggctggtgaactggaagaataatagagtaaactttgtaGTTACTTGGGCCCAttatgtgtatctgatatgaataaatgtcggcaaattgtaaacgaatggattgttattgctccttccactgatgtctgacatcagtttgtattttataaactctaaatatattgttttaatggtgcttatgcctatttaaatgtctgaaaccttaaaaaagaaacgttatgtggctgaaaacactgcatagctgcaatatatgacaagagctgcgcgcgtccgtctcaaAGCCAAAGCGCGAAAGCGCAGTTTGAAtgtggcagttatgtgacgtcgctgaacgttcgaaatcccatatgtgggaccgtacgcccAATTTTTAGGCTTCAcg includes the following:
- the tspan35 gene encoding tetraspanin 35, whose amino-acid sequence is MGCFGFLKTMMFIFNGIIFLAGAAILGVGIWVKVDSGSILGFLQNIPGASVQLGQVLNVGYLLIAVGAVLVVLGFLGCCGAIRESRCMLLMFFIIILIVFIAEVAGAIVLLVFKPLAENLIKQLGDEAVKSIRKDYGKNADLTGLWNTTMKGLKCCGFNNYTDFTNSYFVNETKYYPFQCCTGAPCSEAAAINSTVAGCFPAMKKLVDENAVIIIAVALGIAALELAAMIVSMTLYCKIGSKVD